From Hymenobacter sedentarius, a single genomic window includes:
- a CDS encoding MBL fold metallo-hydrolase — translation MAKRISYLRNEALPTVRPGYPGNKLFGDEFANGEELFEPAFSTVLKWQLTANPQKAEKKADTWAPAVVDCTAAFSAQEDMLVWLGHSSFLLRAAGVTLLFDPVLFSSIGLRHRHALPCAPEAITGIDYLLLSHGHRDHLDEKSLRLLARQNPQMRVLSSLRMGPLLQDMAPGLPVQEAGWWQQYDLEPQAPLEIFYLPASHWHRRGLADLNRVLWGSFLIRAADKLIYFAGDTAYAEHFETIEERFGPLDIVLMPIGAYKPAFMMARSHVNPHEAAKAVNVLRAGHIVPMHYGTFDLSDEPASEPLRQLTDVAAGGMLRGELHTPAVGEVLRWREWE, via the coding sequence ATGGCCAAACGCATTTCTTACCTCCGCAACGAAGCCCTGCCAACCGTGCGGCCCGGCTACCCCGGCAACAAGCTTTTCGGCGATGAATTCGCCAACGGCGAGGAGCTGTTTGAGCCCGCATTTTCCACCGTGCTCAAGTGGCAGCTCACCGCCAACCCCCAAAAAGCCGAAAAGAAAGCCGACACCTGGGCCCCTGCCGTGGTAGACTGCACGGCCGCTTTTTCAGCCCAGGAAGATATGCTGGTATGGCTGGGGCACTCCAGCTTTTTGCTGCGCGCGGCGGGCGTAACGCTGCTGTTTGACCCCGTCCTGTTCAGCTCAATTGGGCTACGCCACCGCCACGCCCTGCCCTGCGCGCCAGAGGCCATCACGGGCATTGACTACCTGCTGCTATCGCACGGCCACCGTGACCACCTGGACGAAAAATCCCTGCGCCTGCTGGCCCGGCAAAACCCGCAGATGCGGGTGCTGTCGTCTCTGCGCATGGGGCCGCTGCTGCAAGACATGGCGCCGGGCCTGCCCGTGCAGGAGGCCGGCTGGTGGCAGCAATACGACCTGGAGCCCCAAGCGCCGCTGGAAATCTTTTACCTGCCCGCGTCCCACTGGCACCGCCGGGGCCTAGCCGACCTGAACCGCGTGCTCTGGGGCAGCTTCCTCATTCGGGCCGCCGATAAGCTCATCTACTTTGCCGGCGACACCGCGTATGCCGAGCATTTCGAAACCATCGAAGAGCGGTTCGGGCCCCTCGACATCGTGCTAATGCCCATCGGAGCCTACAAACCCGCCTTCATGATGGCCAGGAGCCACGTCAACCCGCACGAGGCCGCCAAGGCCGTGAATGTGCTGCGGGCCGGCCACATCGTGCCCATGCACTACGGCACCTTCGACCTGTCCGACGAGCCCGCTTCGGAGCCCTTGCGCCAGCTCACCGACGTGGCCGCGGGCGGCATGCTGCGCGGCGAGCTCCACACGCCCGCCGTGGGCGAAGTGCTGCGCTGGCGCGAGTGGGAATAG
- a CDS encoding thioredoxin family protein gives MRYLFNLIMLLCCSTAAFGQTTAVNFRSGGWAQVLATAKKEHKPIMLYVWSPSCGPCREMARDVFPDPAVGQYYNATFINYKVNLDEGIGKQLGTQYGIVSLPAYLYFNSEGKLMHQTGSGKAAAAFIQDGKDAFDPQKTFFALKKRYKAGERNSDFLYRFSESSGLHQDMALARQVAEEYLKSQRPADLTSVKNLDFIFKLSTDFTSPMTQFFLSHQPDFATHFGQEAITNKTRNMVGWTAAELGQKNDLPGLRNFQASLAQLMPKQAEQWQDLATIKYLLGQPQRNWPAYVNATLAYGQRFAAQDNYTLYEATAYLAAFVNDKALLAKGDQIIQQAIAADRSHFYLLTRAKLLHKLGNDAEATTAATEAIAAATKAGANPDEATAFLAEIKK, from the coding sequence ATGCGCTACCTCTTCAACTTGATTATGCTACTGTGCTGCAGCACGGCGGCTTTTGGGCAAACCACTGCCGTTAACTTTCGAAGTGGAGGCTGGGCGCAGGTGCTGGCGACGGCCAAAAAGGAGCATAAACCCATCATGTTATATGTCTGGTCTCCCAGTTGTGGCCCCTGCAGAGAGATGGCGCGCGATGTCTTTCCTGACCCTGCCGTGGGTCAGTACTACAATGCCACTTTCATCAATTACAAGGTGAACCTTGATGAAGGCATTGGAAAGCAGCTAGGTACCCAATACGGCATCGTTTCGCTGCCCGCGTACCTGTATTTCAATTCCGAAGGCAAACTGATGCACCAAACCGGCAGTGGAAAAGCTGCGGCAGCGTTTATTCAGGATGGCAAGGATGCATTTGACCCTCAGAAGACCTTCTTTGCCTTAAAAAAGAGGTACAAAGCGGGTGAACGCAATTCGGACTTTTTATACAGGTTCAGCGAGTCAAGTGGCCTACACCAAGATATGGCACTAGCTAGGCAAGTGGCCGAGGAGTACCTGAAAAGCCAGCGACCAGCCGATTTGACATCTGTTAAAAACCTGGATTTCATTTTCAAATTGAGCACTGATTTTACGTCTCCAATGACTCAGTTTTTTCTTTCCCACCAGCCAGATTTTGCTACCCATTTCGGGCAGGAAGCCATCACAAACAAAACGCGCAACATGGTGGGATGGACCGCTGCTGAACTTGGACAGAAAAACGACTTGCCAGGCTTGCGCAACTTTCAGGCATCGCTAGCCCAACTCATGCCTAAGCAAGCCGAGCAGTGGCAGGACTTGGCCACAATTAAGTACCTGTTGGGCCAGCCGCAGCGGAATTGGCCGGCTTACGTTAATGCTACCCTGGCCTATGGGCAAAGGTTTGCTGCTCAAGACAACTATACCTTGTACGAAGCAACGGCATACCTCGCCGCGTTCGTAAACGACAAAGCGCTGCTAGCCAAAGGAGACCAGATAATTCAACAAGCCATTGCCGCTGACAGAAGCCACTTTTATCTGCTAACGCGGGCCAAACTGCTGCACAAGCTGGGCAACGATGCCGAAGCTACCACTGCGGCTACCGAAGCAATAGCAGCGGCCACCAAAGCGGGCGCGAATCCCGATGAAGCCACTGCGTTTCTGGCCGAAATCAAGAAGTAA
- a CDS encoding sodium:solute symporter: protein MSPTLVLSLVAGYFAVLIVIAILTSRGATSESFFVANRNAPWYMVAFAMIGTSLSGVTFISVPGNVYGKSWSYLAVALGFVAGYVVIGTVLLPLYYRLRLVSIYSYLEQRFGYWSYKTGALFFLISRSLGSALRLYLVAGVLQLAVFDAMGIPFAVTVVVSILFIYLYTFKGGLKTILWTDTFQTLAMLSCVGLSIYFMSDALNLGFKQLVTSVTDSPMSKMYFSDFRDDKFFWKQFASGMFITIVMTGLDQDLMQKNLSCRSLGEAQKNLFWFTPVIVCVNILFLTLGVLMYKYAAARGLHLEQLPQLLNLKGGLDTDKVFPFLATTQFSLTAGIIFILGIIAVTYASADSALTALTTSFCVDFLGINQYPEKRQAQLRQFTHLGWSVVLIGIILIFRVINEQSLIDAVYKAAGFTYGPLLGLFAFGILTRRSLRDRLVLPTCVTAVLLTWLIVSHSVEWLNGYKFGFEILLLNGALVYLGLLAISRPAVVNPIPQAAV, encoded by the coding sequence ATGTCGCCAACTCTAGTTTTGAGCCTCGTTGCGGGCTACTTTGCCGTTCTCATCGTCATTGCCATCCTCACCTCGCGGGGGGCTACGAGCGAAAGTTTTTTTGTGGCCAACCGCAACGCGCCGTGGTACATGGTGGCGTTTGCCATGATTGGTACCTCCCTGTCGGGGGTCACGTTCATTTCGGTGCCGGGCAACGTGTACGGCAAAAGCTGGAGCTACCTAGCGGTGGCACTGGGCTTTGTGGCCGGCTACGTGGTCATTGGCACCGTGCTGCTGCCGCTGTACTACCGGCTGAGGCTGGTGTCCATCTACTCGTATCTGGAGCAGCGATTTGGCTACTGGAGCTACAAGACCGGCGCGCTGTTCTTCCTGATTTCTAGGTCGTTGGGCTCGGCCTTGCGGCTGTATCTGGTAGCGGGCGTGCTGCAATTGGCGGTGTTCGATGCCATGGGCATACCGTTTGCCGTCACGGTGGTGGTCAGCATCCTCTTCATCTACCTCTACACCTTTAAGGGGGGCCTGAAAACCATTCTGTGGACCGATACTTTCCAGACCCTGGCCATGTTGAGCTGCGTGGGCCTGAGCATCTATTTTATGTCGGATGCGCTGAACCTGGGCTTCAAGCAGTTGGTGACCTCCGTGACGGACAGCCCCATGTCGAAGATGTATTTCTCTGATTTCCGGGACGATAAGTTCTTCTGGAAGCAATTCGCCTCGGGCATGTTCATCACCATCGTCATGACCGGCCTCGACCAGGACCTGATGCAGAAAAACCTGAGTTGCCGCAGCCTGGGAGAGGCGCAGAAAAACCTGTTCTGGTTTACCCCGGTCATCGTGTGCGTCAACATCCTGTTTCTGACCTTGGGCGTGCTCATGTACAAATACGCCGCCGCCCGTGGCCTGCACCTCGAGCAGTTGCCCCAGCTTCTGAACCTGAAAGGCGGCCTGGATACCGACAAAGTGTTTCCGTTTCTGGCCACCACGCAGTTTTCGCTCACGGCCGGCATCATCTTCATTCTGGGCATCATCGCCGTTACCTACGCCTCGGCCGACTCGGCCCTTACGGCCCTCACCACCTCGTTTTGTGTCGACTTTCTCGGCATCAACCAGTACCCTGAGAAGCGGCAGGCGCAGCTGCGCCAGTTCACGCACCTGGGCTGGTCGGTGGTGCTGATTGGCATCATCCTCATTTTCCGCGTCATCAACGAGCAGAGCCTGATTGATGCCGTGTACAAGGCCGCAGGCTTCACCTACGGGCCGCTGCTGGGGCTGTTTGCCTTTGGTATTCTCACCCGGCGCAGCCTGCGCGACCGGCTGGTGCTGCCCACCTGCGTGACGGCGGTGCTGCTTACCTGGCTCATTGTGTCGCACTCGGTAGAGTGGCTCAACGGCTACAAGTTTGGCTTCGAAATTCTGCTGCTCAACGGCGCGCTGGTGTACCTGGGCCTGCTGGCCATT